In the genome of Christensenella timonensis, one region contains:
- the rpsG gene encoding 30S ribosomal protein S7, which produces MPRRGGVPKREVIADPMYNSTVVTKLINQIMVDGKRGTAQRICYDAFDIIKEKTGKDAVEVFNSCMENVMPVLEVKARRVGGATYQVPMEVRPERRQTLAIRWLALFSNKRSERTMRERLAAEIMDAANSTGASVKKREDMHKMAEANKAFAHYRW; this is translated from the coding sequence ATGCCTAGACGTGGTGGAGTACCCAAACGTGAGGTAATAGCGGATCCTATGTATAACAGCACAGTTGTGACCAAGCTGATCAACCAGATCATGGTGGACGGCAAGAGGGGGACTGCGCAGCGGATTTGCTACGACGCGTTTGATATTATCAAGGAAAAAACAGGAAAGGATGCTGTTGAAGTATTCAATTCCTGCATGGAAAACGTAATGCCTGTTTTGGAAGTTAAGGCGCGGCGCGTGGGCGGCGCGACATACCAGGTTCCGATGGAAGTGCGCCCGGAACGCCGCCAGACGCTGGCGATCCGCTGGCTGGCGCTTTTCTCGAACAAGCGCTCTGAGCGTACGATGCGCGAAAGGCTTGCGGCAGAGATCATGGACGCTGCAAACAGCACAGGCGCGAGCGTGAAGAAGCGGGAAGATATGCACAAGATGGCGGAAGCGAACAAGGCGTTCGCGCACTATCGCTGGTAA
- the fusA gene encoding elongation factor G, whose translation MSGKFPLEKVRNIGIMAHIDAGKTTATERILFYTGRTYKIGDTHDGNAVMDWMEQEQERGITITSAATTTQWEGHQINIIDTPGHVDFTVEVERSLRVLDGAVAVFCAKGGVEPQSETVWRQAEGYGVPRMAFVNKMDIMGADFYNVVDMIRERLGANPVPLQLPIGVEDTFKGIVDLVEMKAVVYPEDDPTGTKFSVEEIPADMKEMADEYREKLIEAVADHDESIMEKYFAGEDISKEEIIKVLRKGTLAGTIIPVCCGSAYRNKGVQPLLDKIVELMPSPLDVPAIKGIKPGTDEEIERAADVNGPFSALAFKIMADPFVGKLAFFRVYSGKLRSGSYVLNSTKGKRERIGRILRMHANHREEVDEVEAGDIAAAVGFKDVGTGDTLCDDKQQIILENMVFPDPVIQVAIEPKTKAGQEKMSTALQKLAEEDPTFRAYTDEETGQTIIAGMGELHLEIIVDRMLREFKVEASVGKPQVSYRETMTKPVDVEGKYVRQSGGKGQYGHCKIHVEPLEPGSGYIFESKIVGGSIPKEYIPSIDAGIQEAAKSGLIGGFEVMDFKVTLLDGSYHEVDSSEMAFKIAGSMAIKEAFAKGGSILLEPMMKVEVVVPEEYLGDVMGNVNSRRGRIEGTEARGGGQIIRAMVPLSEMFGYATDLRSRTQGRGNFTMQFDHYEPVPKSMVEKITGEKK comes from the coding sequence ATGTCTGGAAAATTTCCGCTTGAGAAAGTAAGAAACATTGGTATTATGGCGCATATCGACGCCGGTAAAACGACTGCCACCGAACGTATTCTTTTTTATACGGGCAGGACATACAAGATCGGCGATACCCATGACGGCAACGCAGTCATGGACTGGATGGAACAGGAACAGGAAAGAGGTATCACGATCACTTCCGCTGCGACAACGACGCAGTGGGAAGGGCACCAGATCAACATCATCGACACGCCCGGACACGTTGACTTCACGGTCGAGGTCGAGCGTTCGCTGCGCGTGCTGGACGGCGCTGTCGCAGTATTCTGCGCGAAGGGCGGCGTAGAGCCGCAGTCCGAAACGGTTTGGCGGCAGGCTGAAGGCTATGGCGTCCCGCGTATGGCGTTTGTCAACAAGATGGATATTATGGGGGCCGATTTTTACAACGTTGTCGACATGATCAGGGAAAGGCTGGGCGCGAACCCCGTTCCGCTGCAGCTGCCCATCGGCGTGGAGGATACGTTCAAGGGAATCGTCGACCTCGTGGAAATGAAAGCGGTCGTCTATCCGGAAGACGATCCGACGGGTACGAAATTCTCTGTGGAAGAGATCCCGGCGGACATGAAGGAAATGGCGGACGAATACCGCGAAAAGCTGATCGAAGCGGTCGCCGACCATGATGAATCCATCATGGAAAAATATTTCGCGGGCGAAGATATTTCCAAGGAAGAGATCATCAAGGTGCTGCGCAAAGGCACGCTTGCGGGTACGATCATCCCCGTATGCTGCGGCAGCGCGTACAGGAATAAAGGCGTGCAGCCCCTGCTCGACAAGATCGTTGAGCTGATGCCCTCGCCGCTCGACGTTCCGGCCATCAAAGGCATCAAGCCGGGTACGGACGAGGAGATCGAGCGTGCAGCGGACGTGAACGGGCCGTTCTCGGCGCTGGCGTTCAAGATCATGGCCGACCCGTTTGTCGGAAAGCTCGCGTTTTTCCGCGTATACTCCGGCAAGCTGCGCAGCGGTTCTTACGTACTCAATTCCACGAAGGGCAAGCGCGAGAGGATCGGGCGAATCCTGCGTATGCACGCGAACCACCGCGAGGAAGTAGACGAGGTGGAAGCAGGCGATATTGCAGCGGCAGTCGGTTTCAAAGATGTCGGGACAGGCGACACGCTGTGCGACGACAAGCAGCAGATTATTCTGGAGAATATGGTGTTCCCCGACCCGGTCATCCAGGTCGCGATCGAACCCAAGACCAAAGCGGGACAGGAGAAAATGTCTACCGCGCTGCAGAAGCTGGCGGAAGAGGATCCGACGTTCCGCGCTTATACGGACGAGGAAACGGGCCAGACGATCATCGCGGGCATGGGCGAACTCCACCTGGAGATCATCGTAGACCGTATGCTGCGTGAGTTCAAGGTCGAAGCTTCGGTCGGTAAGCCGCAGGTTTCCTACCGCGAAACGATGACAAAGCCGGTCGACGTGGAAGGCAAGTATGTCCGCCAGTCCGGCGGTAAGGGCCAGTACGGGCATTGTAAGATCCACGTGGAGCCGCTCGAGCCGGGCAGCGGTTATATATTTGAAAGCAAAATCGTCGGCGGTTCGATCCCCAAGGAATATATCCCTTCGATCGACGCCGGTATCCAGGAAGCGGCAAAGAGCGGCCTTATCGGCGGGTTTGAAGTTATGGATTTCAAGGTCACGCTGCTTGACGGTTCGTACCACGAAGTCGACTCCTCTGAAATGGCCTTCAAGATCGCAGGTTCCATGGCGATCAAGGAAGCGTTCGCCAAGGGCGGCAGCATCCTTTTGGAGCCGATGATGAAAGTCGAAGTCGTTGTGCCGGAAGAATACCTCGGCGACGTTATGGGCAACGTAAACTCGCGCCGTGGGCGTATCGAAGGAACGGAAGCGCGCGGCGGCGGACAGATCATCCGGGCGATGGTTCCGTTATCAGAGATGTTCGGGTATGCGACAGACCTTCGCTCGCGGACGCAGGGACGCGGCAACTTCACGATGCAGTTCGACCATTATGAACCGGTGCCCAAGAGCATGGTGGAGAAGATCACAGGCGAAAAGAAATGA
- the rpoC gene encoding DNA-directed RNA polymerase subunit beta', with protein sequence MFELNTFDSIQIGLASPEKIREWSHGEVKKPETINYRTLKPEKDGLFCERIFGPTKDWECHCGRYKRIRYKGIVCEKCGVEVTRAKVRRERMGHIELAAPVSHIWYFKGIPSRMGLLLDMSPRSLEKVLYFAAFVVTDPGETGLEYKQLLTDKEYREAQSRFGEDAFSAGMGAEAVKVLLKQVDLEAETLQLREELKTCTGQKRVRAIKRLEVVEAFRQSGNKPEWIIMDVVPVIPPELRPMVQLDGGRFATSDLNDLYRRVINRNNRLNRLLQLRAPDIIVRNEKRMLQEAVDALIDNGRRGRPVTGPGNRPLKSLSDMLRGKQGRFRQNLLGKRVDYSGRSVIVVGPELQMYQCGLPKEMALELFKPFVMKKLVEEGFAHNIKSAKRMVEKVRPEVWDVLEEVIKGHPVLLNRAPTLHRLGIQAFEPILVEGRAIKLHPLACTAYNADFDGDQMAVHVPLSVEAQSEARFLMLAANNILKPQDGKPVVSPTQDMVIGSYYLTIHREGAKGEGSIFASPEEAVLAYNTGNIDLQAMVKIRVTKEVNGEMKTGIIETTTGRVIFNNAIPQDLGFMDRSKSENELKFEVDTLIDKKQLGKLVDLCFLKLGPTKTSHVLDAIKKQGFHYSTIGAITVSVSDIKIPGAKKELLEAAEEKVVSIEKQYKRGLLTDKERKDSTVKVWENTTNQVTDALMKSLDKFNPIYMMANSGARGSTNQIRQLAGMRGLMADPNGEIIEIPIRANFREGLTVLEYFISSHGARKGLADTALRTADSGYLTRRLVDVSHNVIVREVDCFENLGEQVQGVPMRKLTNSNGKEVIEPLEDRIRGRFTSQEVKDKKGNVIIGANEMITPAIAKQIVDAGIEEVNIRTVFTCKSEHGVCAKCYGANMATGALVDIGEAVGVIAAQSIGEPGTQLTMRTFHTGGVAGGDITQGLPRVEELFEARKPRGLAVISEIAGVVTINDTRKKREITVSNDSGEAKTYLIPYGSRVTVEDGQEIEAGDELTEGSINPNDILKIKGVKGVQEYLLKEVQMVYRLQGVEISDKHLEIIVRQMLKKCKIEDSGDTAMLPGEMVDIFAFEKENEQMIREGKEPATASRVLLGITKASLSTNSFLSAASFQETTRVLTEAAIKGKVDPLLGLKENIIIGKLIPAGTGMKRYKNIDVISNVINEDISSQIDIDIADTELS encoded by the coding sequence TTGTTTGAACTCAATACATTTGATTCGATCCAGATAGGCCTCGCGTCCCCGGAAAAGATTCGCGAATGGTCTCATGGCGAGGTAAAGAAGCCGGAAACGATCAACTACCGTACGCTGAAACCGGAAAAAGACGGGTTGTTCTGCGAACGTATTTTCGGGCCGACGAAGGACTGGGAATGCCATTGCGGAAGGTACAAGAGGATCCGTTACAAGGGGATCGTGTGCGAGAAGTGCGGCGTCGAGGTGACGCGCGCAAAGGTGCGCCGCGAGCGCATGGGCCACATCGAGCTGGCTGCGCCCGTTTCGCATATCTGGTATTTCAAGGGAATACCGTCGCGTATGGGCCTGCTTTTGGATATGTCCCCGCGTTCGCTGGAAAAGGTGCTGTATTTCGCGGCGTTCGTCGTGACCGACCCCGGTGAGACAGGGCTTGAATACAAGCAGCTTTTGACGGACAAGGAATACCGCGAAGCGCAGAGCAGGTTCGGCGAGGATGCTTTTTCCGCCGGCATGGGCGCCGAAGCGGTCAAGGTACTCTTAAAACAGGTAGACCTGGAAGCGGAAACGCTGCAATTGCGCGAAGAGCTCAAAACGTGCACAGGCCAAAAGCGTGTGCGCGCGATCAAGCGCTTAGAGGTCGTGGAAGCGTTCCGCCAGTCCGGCAACAAGCCGGAATGGATCATCATGGACGTTGTCCCGGTGATCCCGCCCGAGCTGCGCCCCATGGTACAGCTTGACGGCGGCAGGTTCGCGACGTCCGACTTAAACGATTTGTACCGCCGCGTGATCAACCGCAACAACCGCCTGAACAGGCTGCTGCAGCTTCGCGCGCCGGATATCATTGTCAGGAACGAAAAGCGCATGCTGCAGGAAGCGGTAGACGCGCTCATCGATAACGGCAGGCGCGGCCGCCCCGTAACGGGCCCGGGCAACAGGCCGCTTAAATCCCTCTCCGACATGCTGCGCGGCAAGCAGGGGCGTTTCCGCCAGAACTTACTGGGAAAACGTGTCGACTATTCCGGCCGAAGCGTTATCGTGGTAGGGCCGGAGCTGCAAATGTACCAGTGCGGCCTGCCCAAAGAAATGGCGCTCGAGCTGTTTAAGCCGTTCGTCATGAAAAAGCTGGTGGAAGAAGGCTTTGCGCACAACATCAAATCCGCCAAGCGTATGGTGGAAAAGGTACGCCCCGAGGTTTGGGATGTACTCGAAGAAGTGATCAAGGGGCATCCGGTTTTATTGAACCGCGCGCCTACGCTGCACAGGCTGGGCATCCAGGCGTTTGAGCCGATCTTAGTCGAGGGCCGCGCGATCAAGCTTCATCCGCTGGCCTGTACGGCGTACAACGCGGACTTTGACGGCGACCAGATGGCCGTGCACGTTCCGCTTTCCGTGGAAGCGCAGAGCGAAGCGCGTTTCCTGATGCTCGCGGCGAACAATATCCTAAAGCCGCAGGACGGGAAGCCGGTCGTTTCCCCGACGCAGGACATGGTCATCGGGTCTTATTACCTGACCATCCACCGCGAAGGCGCAAAGGGCGAGGGCAGTATTTTTGCTTCCCCGGAAGAAGCGGTGCTGGCTTACAACACAGGAAACATCGATTTGCAGGCGATGGTCAAGATCCGCGTCACCAAAGAGGTGAACGGGGAGATGAAAACGGGCATCATTGAAACGACCACGGGCCGCGTGATCTTCAACAACGCGATCCCGCAGGACTTAGGTTTCATGGACCGCTCCAAGAGCGAAAACGAATTGAAATTTGAAGTAGATACACTGATCGACAAGAAACAGTTAGGAAAGCTCGTCGACCTGTGCTTCTTAAAGCTGGGGCCGACCAAGACTTCGCATGTCCTGGACGCGATCAAGAAGCAGGGCTTCCATTATTCGACGATCGGCGCGATCACGGTTTCCGTTTCGGACATCAAGATCCCCGGTGCGAAAAAGGAATTGCTGGAAGCTGCGGAAGAAAAGGTCGTTTCCATCGAAAAGCAGTATAAGCGCGGGTTACTTACCGACAAGGAAAGAAAAGACAGCACGGTCAAGGTCTGGGAGAACACGACGAACCAGGTAACGGACGCCCTGATGAAGAGCCTCGATAAGTTCAACCCCATCTACATGATGGCGAACTCCGGGGCCCGTGGTTCCACGAACCAGATCAGGCAGCTGGCCGGTATGCGCGGGCTGATGGCCGACCCGAACGGTGAGATCATCGAGATCCCGATCAGGGCGAACTTCCGCGAGGGCCTGACCGTTCTGGAATACTTTATCTCCTCGCACGGCGCGAGGAAGGGGCTTGCCGACACCGCCCTGCGGACGGCTGACTCGGGTTACCTGACGCGCCGCTTAGTCGACGTATCGCATAACGTGATCGTGCGCGAGGTGGACTGTTTTGAGAATTTGGGAGAGCAGGTACAGGGCGTGCCCATGAGAAAGCTCACCAACTCCAACGGCAAGGAAGTGATCGAGCCGCTTGAAGACCGTATCCGCGGGCGCTTTACTTCGCAGGAGGTAAAGGATAAAAAGGGCAACGTGATTATCGGCGCCAACGAGATGATCACGCCGGCGATCGCAAAACAGATCGTGGACGCGGGCATCGAAGAAGTCAATATCCGTACCGTGTTTACCTGCAAGAGCGAGCACGGCGTATGCGCGAAGTGCTACGGCGCGAACATGGCGACAGGCGCCCTTGTGGACATCGGAGAAGCGGTAGGCGTTATCGCGGCGCAGTCCATCGGCGAGCCGGGTACGCAGCTTACCATGAGAACGTTCCATACCGGCGGCGTTGCCGGCGGCGACATCACGCAGGGCCTGCCCCGCGTCGAGGAGCTGTTCGAGGCGAGAAAGCCGCGCGGGCTGGCGGTCATTTCAGAGATCGCAGGCGTGGTGACCATCAACGACACGCGCAAAAAGCGCGAGATCACCGTTTCCAACGATTCGGGCGAGGCAAAGACATACCTCATCCCGTACGGTTCGCGCGTGACGGTGGAGGACGGACAGGAAATCGAGGCGGGCGACGAGCTTACAGAAGGCTCCATCAACCCGAACGATATCTTGAAGATCAAGGGCGTGAAGGGCGTACAGGAATACCTCTTGAAAGAGGTACAGATGGTATACCGGTTGCAGGGCGTTGAGATTTCCGACAAGCATCTGGAGATCATCGTGCGCCAGATGCTCAAGAAGTGCAAGATCGAGGATTCGGGCGATACGGCGATGCTCCCGGGCGAGATGGTGGATATCTTCGCGTTCGAGAAGGAAAACGAACAGATGATCCGGGAGGGCAAGGAGCCGGCGACCGCGTCGCGCGTGCTGCTCGGTATCACCAAGGCTTCGCTTTCCACGAACAGCTTCCTCTCGGCGGCTTCCTTCCAGGAGACGACGAGGGTGCTTACGGAAGCGGCCATCAAGGGCAAGGTCGATCCGCTCTTAGGGCTTAAGGAGAACATCATCATCGGTAAGCTGATTCCGGCGGGTACGGGTATGAAGCGTTATAAGAATATCGACGTGATTTCCAACGTGATAAACGAAGATATTTCTTCCCAGATCGATATCGATATCGCGGACACGGAGCTTTCATAG
- the rpsL gene encoding 30S ribosomal protein S12, producing the protein MPTINQLVKKGRKSQEATSNSPILKQCPQKRGVCMAVRTMTPKKPNSALRKIARVRLVNGMEGTAYIPGIGHNLQEHSVVLIRGGRVKDLPGVRYHIIRGALDTAGVADRKQARSCYGAKMPKK; encoded by the coding sequence ATGCCTACCATAAACCAACTGGTTAAAAAAGGCAGGAAGTCTCAGGAAGCAACGTCTAACTCGCCTATTTTGAAGCAGTGTCCCCAGAAGAGGGGCGTATGCATGGCGGTCAGGACGATGACGCCTAAAAAACCGAATTCTGCCCTTCGGAAAATTGCAAGGGTTCGCCTTGTCAATGGTATGGAGGGTACGGCTTACATCCCGGGGATCGGCCATAACCTGCAGGAGCACAGCGTTGTCCTGATCAGGGGCGGAAGGGTCAAAGACCTGCCGGGCGTAAGATACCATATCATCCGCGGCGCTCTCGATACGGCGGGCGTTGCAGACCGTAAACAGGCGCGTTCGTGCTACGGCGCGAAAATGCCGAAAAAATAA
- the tuf gene encoding elongation factor Tu — MAKGKFERTKPHVNIGTIGHVDHGKTTLTAAITTVLAKSGKAEATKYDEIDKAPEEKERGITINTSHVEYETDTRHYAHVDCPGHADYVKNMITGAAQMDGAILVVSAADGPMPQTREHILLARQVGVPYIIVYMNKTDQVDDPELLELVEMEIRELLTEYDFPGDDTPIIKGSALKALEAAQASDDIANDPNCQSIFELMEAVDSYIPEPERDVDKPFLMPVEDVFSITGRGTVATGRVERGKIKVQDTVEIVGLTDEKRSVVVTGVEMFRKLLDEAITGDNIGVLLRGVQRNEIERGQVLSAPGSIHPHKHFNSSVYVLKKEEGGRHTPFFNGYRPQFYFRTTDVTGIIELPAGTEMVMPGDNIEMEIKLITPIAIEEGLRFAIREGGRTVGSGVVSGVID, encoded by the coding sequence ATGGCAAAGGGTAAGTTTGAAAGAACAAAACCGCATGTAAACATCGGAACGATCGGTCACGTAGACCATGGGAAAACAACGCTGACGGCGGCGATCACGACAGTGCTGGCGAAGTCGGGGAAAGCGGAAGCAACAAAATATGACGAGATCGACAAAGCGCCGGAAGAAAAAGAGCGTGGGATCACGATCAACACATCGCACGTGGAATACGAGACAGACACGCGGCATTATGCGCACGTGGACTGCCCGGGACACGCGGACTATGTGAAGAACATGATCACGGGAGCGGCGCAGATGGACGGGGCGATCCTGGTGGTATCGGCTGCAGACGGCCCGATGCCGCAGACGAGGGAGCATATCCTTCTCGCGAGGCAGGTAGGGGTACCGTACATCATCGTATACATGAACAAGACAGACCAGGTAGACGATCCGGAGCTTTTGGAGCTGGTGGAAATGGAAATTAGGGAGCTGCTTACGGAGTACGACTTCCCGGGGGACGATACGCCGATCATCAAGGGAAGCGCTCTTAAGGCGCTGGAAGCGGCGCAGGCGAGCGACGATATCGCAAACGACCCGAACTGCCAGAGCATCTTCGAGCTGATGGAAGCGGTAGACAGTTACATTCCGGAGCCGGAGCGCGACGTAGACAAGCCGTTCCTGATGCCTGTAGAGGACGTATTCTCAATCACAGGGCGCGGAACGGTAGCGACGGGCAGGGTCGAGCGCGGCAAGATCAAGGTACAGGATACGGTAGAGATCGTAGGTTTGACGGACGAGAAGAGAAGCGTAGTCGTAACGGGAGTGGAGATGTTCCGCAAGCTTTTGGATGAAGCGATCACGGGGGACAACATCGGGGTACTGCTGCGCGGGGTACAGAGGAACGAGATCGAGCGCGGGCAGGTACTGAGCGCGCCGGGATCGATCCATCCGCACAAGCACTTCAACAGCAGCGTATACGTACTGAAGAAGGAAGAAGGAGGGCGGCACACGCCGTTCTTCAACGGATACCGCCCGCAGTTTTATTTCAGGACGACGGACGTAACGGGGATCATCGAGCTGCCGGCAGGGACGGAGATGGTAATGCCCGGGGACAACATCGAGATGGAGATCAAGCTGATCACGCCGATCGCGATCGAGGAAGGACTGCGCTTTGCAATCCGCGAGGGCGGACGCACGGTAGGGTCTGGAGTGGTATCGGGCGTTATCGACTAA
- a CDS encoding ribosomal L7Ae/L30e/S12e/Gadd45 family protein, translated as MYEELKNAENRVVGLKQLLRSLEEGAVLTVYLADDAEEHVKERVLHAIGEMEVHIVNVETMKELGEVCGIDVRAACAAIIEN; from the coding sequence ATGTATGAAGAGCTAAAAAACGCCGAAAACAGGGTCGTAGGCTTAAAACAGCTGCTGCGGAGCCTGGAGGAGGGAGCCGTCCTGACGGTGTACCTCGCGGACGATGCGGAGGAGCATGTCAAAGAGCGGGTACTCCATGCGATCGGCGAAATGGAAGTCCACATCGTGAATGTGGAAACGATGAAAGAGCTTGGCGAGGTGTGCGGGATCGACGTGCGCGCCGCCTGCGCGGCTATCATTGAAAACTAG